One region of Drosophila kikkawai strain 14028-0561.14 chromosome 2R, DkikHiC1v2, whole genome shotgun sequence genomic DNA includes:
- the LOC108078149 gene encoding persulfide dioxygenase ETHE1, mitochondrial — protein sequence MRIAMGPSMLSALKRLSTRRSPTIFSSNHIRSLSSLGVMSLPERQPFSPDFFFRQLFDGESSTYSYLLADLKNGEAVIIDPVLEQAKRDAQLVKDLGFELKYAINTHMHADHITGSGWLRQLTGCQSVIAAASGAKADRHLKEGDRIKFGTHVIDTLATPGHTNGCMSYVIKDQACIFTGDTILIRGCGRTDFQEGSPRNLYENVHQKIFTLPENYRIYPAHDYKGQLESSVWEEKRYNPRLTKDLEEFIKIMDNLNLPYPKKIDASVPANRECGVYDIPKE from the exons ATGCGTATCGCCATGGGTCCCAGTATGCTGTCAGCCCTCAAGCGGCTCTCAACCCGAAGAAGCCCCACGATCTTCTCCAGCAATCATATACGATCGTTGAGCTCCCTCGGTGTCATGAGTCTACCAGAGCGTCAACCCTTCTCGCCAGACTTCTTCTTCCGCCAA CTTTTCGATGGCGAAAGTAGCACCTATAGCTACCTCTTGGCAGATCTGAAGAACGGCGAGGCTGTGATCATAGATCCAGTGCTGGAGCAGGCCAAGCGGGATGCCCAGCTGGTCAAGGATCTGGGCTTTGAACTCAAATATGCCA TCAACACCCATATGCATGCCGATCACATAACGGGCAGCGGCTGGTTGCGACAACTCACGGGGTGTCAATCGGTGATTGCCGCCGCCAGTGGAGCCAAGGCGGATCGTCATCTCAAGGAGGGGGATCGCATTAAGTTTGGTACCCATGTAATAGACACTCTGGCCACCCCCGGACACACGAATGGCTGTATGAGCTATGTGATCAAGGATCAGGCCTGCATCTTCACGGGGGATACTATACTGATACGCGGTTGTGGACGCACCGATTTCCAGGAGGGTTCGCCCCGTAATCTCTACGAGAATGTGCACCAGAAGATCTTTACGCTGCCGGAGAATTATCGCATTTATCCGGCTCATGATTACAA AGGTCAATTGGAGAGCAGTGTCTGGGAGGAGAAGCGCTATAATCCCAGGTTGACCAAGGATCTAGAGGAGTTTATCAAGATTATGGACAACCTGAATTTGCCCTATCCCAAGAAGATAG ATGCCTCGGTGCCCGCCAATAGGGAGTGTGGGGTGTACGATATACCCAAGGAGTAG